A window of Pedobacter lusitanus contains these coding sequences:
- a CDS encoding serine/threonine protein kinase — translation MSKVFTITEGLENMGALRTGGQGSVYKGRRFGPVITAVKLLPTPVHTESTEDKNFRSFRNEVEKLKKVNEEPNPNIVKILNSGITESGSFPFIEMEYIEGPDLEELLKEPHDKIFTVKEVIKVADHLANALAHCHKVAVKHGDIKSNNVKFNIHTGNYVLLDFGLSAMSDEQRRTSIRHAGAIEFMAPEQSEGQMLFETDIYSYGVILYELLAGQVPFPLLDNGQKSRNDVLVGHLELPVPDLLTLRKQHIPESWSAEKTAHEMQVPEWLLHIIAKCLEKVPGSRYRNGMELQYAIVNSGVAATGNTVADTAGISLLQMENERLQTLLLHYQEAQEGKPVRDTGVIAISKPVFYVLSAGVVLMIALLSYFLLFKEPAKPVTKVLPVKGKVKQDQNNQDNKDKGYSWDKERDSLNDSGTTTNPPIQLKPVPQTQQDTSTMNLDTTLHF, via the coding sequence ATGAGTAAAGTATTTACGATTACTGAAGGTCTGGAAAATATGGGTGCACTACGCACCGGTGGCCAGGGTTCAGTTTATAAGGGAAGACGTTTTGGTCCTGTTATTACGGCGGTAAAATTATTACCGACACCGGTTCATACAGAAAGTACTGAAGATAAAAATTTCAGGAGTTTCAGGAATGAAGTGGAGAAACTGAAAAAAGTAAATGAGGAGCCTAATCCTAATATTGTTAAAATCTTAAATTCAGGAATTACAGAAAGCGGGTCATTTCCATTTATAGAAATGGAATATATTGAAGGGCCCGATCTGGAAGAATTGCTGAAAGAACCCCATGATAAAATATTTACGGTCAAGGAGGTGATTAAGGTAGCTGATCATCTGGCAAATGCTTTGGCACATTGTCATAAAGTTGCCGTGAAACATGGAGATATTAAGAGTAATAATGTAAAGTTTAATATTCATACAGGCAATTATGTGCTGCTGGATTTTGGCTTGTCAGCAATGTCTGATGAACAGCGCAGAACCAGTATCCGCCACGCCGGAGCCATTGAGTTTATGGCACCTGAGCAAAGCGAAGGGCAAATGCTTTTTGAAACGGATATTTACAGTTATGGGGTAATTCTGTATGAATTGCTTGCCGGACAGGTTCCTTTTCCTTTACTGGATAACGGGCAGAAATCCCGTAATGATGTATTGGTCGGTCATCTGGAATTGCCTGTTCCTGATTTGCTGACCCTAAGAAAACAGCATATACCGGAAAGCTGGTCGGCAGAAAAAACAGCACATGAAATGCAGGTGCCGGAATGGTTGCTGCATATTATTGCAAAATGTCTGGAAAAAGTACCCGGATCAAGATACAGGAATGGGATGGAGCTGCAGTATGCTATAGTAAACAGCGGTGTTGCGGCTACGGGAAATACAGTAGCTGATACAGCCGGTATTTCTTTACTGCAAATGGAAAATGAACGGTTACAGACTTTGCTTTTACATTATCAGGAAGCACAGGAAGGAAAGCCTGTCAGGGATACAGGTGTAATCGCTATCTCTAAACCGGTATTTTATGTTTTATCGGCAGGTGTAGTTTTGATGATTGCTTTACTGAGTTATTTTTTACTGTTTAAAGAACCGGCCAAACCCGTTACAAAGGTATTGCCGGTTAAGGGAAAGGTTAAACAGGATCAGAACAATCAGGATAATAAAGATAAAGGATATAGCTGGGATAAGGAGCGGGATTCATTAAATGACAGCGGAACAACTACAAATCCGCCGATACAGCTTAAACCTGTGCCGCAAACTCAACAGGATACCAGTACAATGAATCTGGATACCACGCTTCATTTTTAA
- a CDS encoding SusC/RagA family TonB-linked outer membrane protein yields the protein MKLFVILLFTGLMQVHASVYSQKITLKQKNVSIETVLKAIEKQSDYLFLYDNLELPASARISVDINQGTIEQVLDLCLKNQLLTYRIFQKNIVLKKTLPQAETVVTEPVKGRVLDDAGLPVIGASVLIKGTKTGIVTDRNGNFSLNAPQGATLVISFIGYAAQELIVQNSGPYTISLKPEDNKLTEVVVTALGIKRSEKSLGYAVQKVSGKELQTVKGVDVGTSLTGRVAGLVVKNSTEFNARPTLELRGESAILVVDGVDYDNLTLRDIPTDDIESIDILKGPTASALYGARAKGGVYLITTKKGAAGKGFSIDVNSNTMFQLGYLAIPKVQSSYGRGDNGDLNNDYVWGPRLDIGKTGRDWNPITKQFEENRPLRSVGKDNLKNFTSTGIIANNNITIAQTGENGSFKIGLNHVYNKGQFPNQSLNMVNLTSGGEIKINDKFKIESHFGLSRRTAPQIWGGGYQNQGYLYQLVMWTGTEYDIRDYKDYWKVPNQTQNWMYTNWYDNPYLIANEKLDAIQENTVNASVTANYKITKDLNLMLRLGYDNYSNRETMRNPTANIFSTRGGWDAKGMYSINNTKGYSTSNDMILSYNKRVNKFSFETLAGGNFFHKEDEGLYAVTKNGLISPTYFSLNGSIEPPKVTPYFSPKESSSLYARAAVGWNDAVFLDFTGRNDWISTQPKATGSYFYPSVGSSVVISQLVKLPEVIDLFKIRGSFADFKTPAGIFETNIAYRTSSAIWGNLNSASYPYKLQGASDILPSSQRTWEIGAAGYLFKKRLHFDVAYFNKYYYNQQTNAKLPSTSGFSTTLVNTKETYTRRGVEITVDGSVLKSKDFEWYSMANWSNQHRYYDQLDPVYSSDNQWVRKGQRLDTYTDSYWLTDPSGNVIHSNGIPVSSDYNKKYGYSEPVFSFGFINNFTYKNWTLGVNIDGRIGGVLYNYIYDKMWDSGTNPESDNQYRYDQVVNGLNNYVGKGVKVISGVAVYDKYGNITSDTRQYAPNDVQVGYQDYAQNYRGGDMGVQSASFIKLREVSLGYKVPASFVSKLGVKSASLALTGQNLFMWTKFKFSDPDVNKEDLNSPSMRMVGFNLRVGF from the coding sequence ATGAAACTATTTGTAATCCTGTTATTTACAGGTCTGATGCAAGTTCATGCCAGTGTGTACAGCCAGAAAATTACACTCAAACAAAAAAATGTTTCTATAGAAACAGTACTGAAAGCTATCGAAAAACAAAGCGATTATCTCTTTCTGTATGATAATCTGGAACTGCCTGCATCGGCCAGAATCTCGGTTGATATCAACCAGGGCACTATCGAACAGGTACTTGATTTATGTTTGAAAAACCAGCTTTTAACGTACAGGATTTTTCAGAAAAACATTGTACTTAAAAAGACGCTGCCGCAAGCAGAGACAGTAGTCACTGAGCCGGTGAAAGGAAGGGTTTTAGATGATGCCGGGCTGCCTGTCATTGGCGCAAGTGTACTGATCAAAGGCACCAAAACCGGTATTGTAACTGACCGTAATGGTAATTTCAGCCTGAACGCTCCGCAAGGAGCTACGCTGGTCATTTCATTTATTGGTTATGCTGCACAAGAGCTTATTGTGCAAAACAGCGGGCCTTATACCATCTCTCTGAAGCCTGAAGATAATAAACTGACAGAAGTGGTGGTAACCGCATTGGGAATTAAACGTTCGGAGAAATCGCTGGGCTATGCCGTACAAAAGGTATCTGGCAAAGAGCTGCAAACTGTCAAAGGTGTGGATGTCGGTACTTCATTAACCGGCAGGGTTGCAGGTCTGGTCGTGAAAAATTCTACAGAGTTTAATGCCAGGCCAACACTGGAACTCAGAGGAGAGTCGGCTATTTTAGTGGTAGACGGGGTGGATTATGACAATTTAACGTTGAGAGATATTCCTACCGATGATATTGAAAGTATAGATATTCTGAAAGGCCCGACAGCATCTGCTTTATATGGTGCAAGGGCTAAAGGCGGGGTATATCTGATTACGACGAAAAAAGGAGCTGCAGGCAAAGGATTCTCTATCGATGTGAACAGCAATACGATGTTTCAGCTGGGTTATCTGGCTATTCCCAAAGTTCAGAGTTCTTATGGAAGAGGTGATAATGGTGATTTAAACAATGACTATGTCTGGGGCCCGCGTCTGGATATCGGAAAAACAGGAAGAGACTGGAACCCGATAACCAAACAATTTGAAGAAAACAGACCATTACGTTCTGTAGGAAAAGACAACCTGAAAAATTTTACCAGCACCGGGATTATTGCCAATAACAATATCACCATTGCCCAAACCGGTGAAAACGGAAGTTTTAAAATTGGTTTGAATCATGTTTACAATAAAGGCCAGTTTCCTAACCAGTCGCTGAATATGGTTAATTTAACTTCAGGAGGGGAAATCAAAATCAATGACAAATTTAAAATTGAAAGTCATTTTGGTTTAAGCCGCCGTACTGCACCACAGATCTGGGGAGGCGGTTATCAGAATCAGGGATATCTATACCAGTTAGTGATGTGGACGGGTACAGAATATGATATCAGAGATTATAAAGATTACTGGAAAGTACCTAATCAGACACAAAACTGGATGTACACCAACTGGTATGACAATCCATATCTGATTGCCAATGAAAAACTGGATGCTATTCAGGAAAATACGGTAAATGCGAGTGTTACAGCTAACTATAAAATCACAAAGGATCTGAATTTAATGCTGCGTCTGGGTTATGACAATTACAGTAACCGCGAAACGATGCGTAATCCAACAGCTAATATCTTTTCTACCCGTGGCGGGTGGGATGCCAAAGGTATGTACAGTATCAATAATACCAAAGGCTACAGCACCAGTAATGACATGATTTTGTCTTATAATAAAAGAGTTAACAAATTCTCTTTTGAAACCCTGGCAGGAGGGAACTTTTTCCATAAAGAAGATGAAGGATTATATGCTGTTACTAAAAACGGATTAATCTCACCTACTTATTTTTCACTTAACGGATCTATAGAACCGCCAAAAGTAACCCCGTATTTTTCACCTAAAGAGTCCAGCAGTTTGTATGCCCGCGCTGCGGTAGGCTGGAATGATGCTGTCTTTTTAGATTTTACAGGTCGTAATGACTGGATCTCAACACAACCCAAAGCCACAGGTTCTTATTTTTATCCTTCAGTGGGTTCAAGTGTAGTTATTTCACAATTGGTTAAACTACCTGAGGTTATTGACCTGTTTAAAATCAGGGGCTCATTTGCAGATTTTAAAACACCAGCTGGAATTTTTGAGACCAATATTGCTTACAGAACCAGCAGTGCGATATGGGGTAATTTAAACTCTGCGAGTTATCCCTATAAATTACAGGGAGCGAGTGATATTCTGCCAAGTTCACAACGTACCTGGGAGATTGGCGCTGCCGGTTACCTGTTTAAAAAACGTCTGCATTTTGATGTGGCTTATTTCAATAAGTATTATTATAACCAGCAGACCAATGCAAAACTGCCTTCCACTTCTGGGTTTTCAACTACGCTAGTAAATACAAAAGAGACCTATACCCGTCGCGGAGTGGAAATTACAGTGGATGGATCTGTGTTAAAGAGCAAGGATTTTGAATGGTACTCTATGGCTAACTGGTCAAATCAGCATCGCTATTATGATCAGCTGGATCCGGTTTATTCCAGTGATAATCAATGGGTCAGGAAAGGCCAGCGTTTAGATACCTATACGGATAGTTACTGGCTGACAGATCCTTCCGGCAATGTGATTCATAGTAACGGAATTCCGGTGAGCAGTGATTACAATAAGAAATATGGTTATAGTGAACCAGTCTTCAGTTTCGGTTTCATTAACAATTTTACTTACAAAAACTGGACACTGGGTGTAAATATAGATGGCAGAATTGGTGGAGTGTTATACAACTATATCTATGATAAAATGTGGGATTCTGGTACTAATCCTGAATCTGATAATCAGTACCGCTATGATCAAGTGGTTAATGGCCTGAATAATTATGTGGGTAAGGGCGTAAAGGTTATTTCGGGGGTTGCTGTTTATGATAAATACGGAAATATTACCAGTGATACCCGTCAGTATGCACCCAATGATGTGCAGGTAGGTTATCAGGATTATGCACAGAATTACAGAGGTGGAGATATGGGGGTGCAAAGTGCTTCCTTTATTAAACTGAGAGAAGTTTCATTAGGCTATAAAGTGCCTGCTTCTTTTGTCAGCAAATTAGGGGTTAAATCAGCTTCTTTAGCCTTAACCGGACAGAACCTGTTTATGTGGACAAAATTCAAATTCTCAGACCCTGATGTCAATAAAGAAGACCTGAATTCTCCTTCTATGCGTATGGTAGGATTTAATCTTAGAGTTGGATTTTAA
- a CDS encoding PP2C family protein-serine/threonine phosphatase codes for MADRLFGITDAGKVRENNEDEFIAYEVMDNKFMIAGVIDGVGGYAGGEIAAALTKEVVLRELATVEPDLISQLLRVFYLANEQIITHKQGDLDLMDMACVATLAVVDRQHNLFHYIHVGDTRLYLFRDHSLIKISHDQSFVGFLEESGRLTEEAAMQHPKRNQINQALGLASRQGMTDAYFETGSSPFLPGDMMLICSDGLTDLVDAALITAVLSGSENLSVKAERLIEEANRAGGKDNITVVLAKNDKAPVVYGTPGGEKAAKIQRPVSSALTEPVKDTVKTTPQPFQPKQKSTKGLIFLLSALCLLFLGTTVWLFFYHTAEGTKLNQPGIAPVTALKPGFNVQEKMIRDTLLKLKGDTLLLADVVFKTPVRLSAPLTVDRDTLILKTKGNIIFQSDSAYKGPAIILSPKCKYVKIDQLVLENFQTGIVSYNNALDLKNIRFNKVNLPVQVGFVFQDQFYVNGRVSKRSYAADSLAKK; via the coding sequence ATGGCTGATCGTTTATTTGGAATTACTGATGCCGGTAAGGTAAGAGAGAATAATGAAGATGAATTCATTGCATATGAGGTAATGGATAACAAATTCATGATTGCGGGTGTGATTGATGGAGTTGGTGGCTATGCCGGTGGAGAAATTGCGGCGGCACTGACAAAAGAAGTTGTTTTAAGAGAACTGGCAACAGTTGAGCCGGATTTGATCAGTCAGTTGCTCAGGGTTTTTTATCTGGCTAATGAACAGATTATTACCCATAAGCAGGGCGATCTGGATCTGATGGATATGGCCTGTGTGGCGACGCTTGCGGTAGTAGACAGACAGCATAATTTGTTTCATTACATCCATGTTGGCGATACCAGGCTTTATCTGTTCAGAGATCATTCGCTGATTAAAATATCCCATGATCAGTCTTTTGTTGGTTTTCTGGAAGAATCAGGACGTTTAACAGAAGAAGCTGCGATGCAGCATCCCAAACGTAACCAGATTAATCAGGCCCTGGGACTGGCAAGCCGGCAGGGGATGACGGATGCTTATTTTGAAACCGGATCTTCCCCGTTTTTACCTGGCGATATGATGCTGATTTGCAGTGACGGATTAACGGATCTGGTAGATGCGGCGCTGATCACCGCGGTACTTAGTGGCTCAGAGAACCTGAGTGTCAAAGCTGAAAGACTGATAGAGGAGGCCAATCGTGCAGGGGGGAAAGATAATATCACCGTTGTACTGGCTAAAAATGATAAAGCGCCTGTGGTTTATGGAACTCCGGGAGGAGAAAAAGCTGCGAAAATTCAGCGGCCGGTTAGCTCTGCTTTAACTGAACCGGTAAAGGATACAGTTAAAACCACGCCTCAGCCATTCCAGCCTAAACAAAAGAGTACTAAAGGATTGATTTTTTTACTGTCTGCTTTATGTTTATTGTTTTTAGGAACTACTGTCTGGTTGTTTTTTTACCATACTGCTGAAGGAACAAAACTCAATCAGCCGGGGATAGCTCCGGTCACAGCATTAAAACCCGGCTTCAATGTACAGGAAAAAATGATCAGGGATACCTTGCTGAAACTAAAGGGAGATACACTTTTACTTGCTGATGTTGTGTTTAAAACACCTGTTCGTCTGAGTGCACCTTTAACTGTGGACAGGGATACACTCATCCTGAAAACCAAAGGGAATATTATATTTCAAAGTGACTCTGCCTATAAAGGGCCGGCGATAATCCTTTCTCCAAAATGTAAATACGTGAAGATAGATCAGCTAGTGCTGGAAAATTTTCAAACCGGAATAGTCTCGTATAACAATGCGCTGGATTTGAAAAATATACGCTTTAATAAAGTCAATCTTCCTGTACAGGTCGGTTTTGTATTCCAGGATCAGTTTTATGTAAATGGCAGGGTATCTAAACGCAGTTATGCAGCCGATTCGCTGGCTAAGAAATAA
- a CDS encoding SusD/RagB family nutrient-binding outer membrane lipoprotein yields the protein MKILKYILLLSGLAVVIDGCQKYEEINTNPNVTTQVNSSMLATTMILNITKNSISSQKSFMQPFLLGKYLTWGEGQEGFQYNKLGRTDFDSVKVLRNIPPMLKYATTDGLRKSYEGLGHFISAYQFFISTMQVGDMPYSEANKGESDRILQPKYDAQKTVFLGILKELDLANELFATGDNFAGDPVYGGKVDNWRRLTNSFELHVLLNLYKKTSDADFKVIERFKDIVANRPLMRDYKDNFALAYTAMAGQNYPWSDVPAGSGNSFVKSNYTMLSNVLLDPLKAMKDKRLFYFAKPSPVKIAAGATQSDYNAYVGVEPSNAFTALQTTRGSKDYSDLNNRYVQLVNAEPVSVFSYWDLQFALAEATVRGWLGGAAAQTYYAAGISGSMKFIAVNTPDLADYHHNMKMDDAYINAYPSAEGVVLTGSAEQQIAQIITQKYLANFLQGSRFISWFENRRTGYPVFKLNPASSLNIPSSNFPVRWFYPSAELNYNSANVTAAIASQYNGSDDNNQLMWILK from the coding sequence ATGAAGATTTTAAAATATATTTTATTGTTATCCGGTTTAGCGGTGGTGATTGATGGTTGTCAGAAATACGAAGAAATCAATACGAACCCCAATGTGACCACGCAGGTAAATTCGTCTATGCTGGCTACAACAATGATTCTGAATATAACCAAAAATTCGATCAGCTCCCAGAAATCCTTTATGCAGCCGTTTTTACTGGGTAAATATCTGACCTGGGGTGAAGGACAGGAGGGGTTTCAGTATAACAAACTGGGCAGAACTGATTTTGATTCTGTTAAGGTTTTAAGGAACATTCCGCCTATGCTGAAATATGCAACCACTGACGGGCTGAGAAAATCCTATGAAGGTTTAGGACATTTTATCAGCGCCTACCAGTTTTTTATCAGCACTATGCAGGTCGGTGATATGCCGTATTCGGAAGCTAATAAAGGAGAATCAGATCGTATTTTACAACCAAAATATGATGCACAGAAAACTGTATTTCTGGGGATACTGAAAGAACTGGATCTGGCTAATGAGTTATTTGCCACAGGCGATAATTTTGCCGGTGACCCTGTTTACGGAGGTAAAGTAGATAACTGGCGCAGACTAACGAATAGTTTTGAACTTCATGTCCTGCTGAATTTATATAAAAAGACATCAGATGCAGATTTTAAAGTTATTGAACGTTTTAAAGACATCGTAGCCAATCGTCCGCTGATGCGTGATTATAAAGATAATTTTGCTCTCGCTTATACAGCGATGGCCGGACAGAATTATCCCTGGTCTGACGTGCCGGCAGGATCTGGAAATTCATTTGTGAAATCGAACTACACCATGTTATCTAATGTGCTGCTTGATCCTTTAAAAGCCATGAAAGATAAAAGGTTGTTTTATTTTGCTAAACCTTCGCCGGTAAAAATTGCTGCAGGTGCAACTCAGTCTGATTATAATGCCTATGTAGGCGTAGAACCTTCCAATGCATTTACAGCACTGCAAACTACAAGAGGCAGCAAGGATTATTCTGATCTGAATAACCGTTATGTGCAGCTGGTTAATGCTGAGCCTGTAAGTGTTTTTAGTTACTGGGATTTACAGTTTGCACTGGCTGAAGCCACAGTAAGAGGCTGGCTGGGCGGTGCAGCAGCACAGACATATTATGCAGCCGGCATTTCCGGTTCTATGAAATTTATTGCGGTTAATACTCCTGATCTTGCAGATTATCATCATAATATGAAAATGGATGATGCTTATATTAATGCTTATCCTTCTGCTGAAGGAGTAGTTTTAACAGGTTCTGCAGAACAACAGATTGCACAGATTATCACGCAGAAATATCTGGCCAACTTTTTACAGGGAAGCAGGTTCATATCCTGGTTTGAAAACAGAAGAACAGGATATCCGGTTTTTAAGCTTAATCCTGCATCGAGTTTAAATATTCCATCTTCTAATTTTCCGGTTCGCTGGTTTTATCCTTCTGCAGAGCTCAATTATAACTCTGCTAATGTTACTGCGGCAATTGCCAGTCAGTATAACGGAAGCGATGATAATAATCAGCTTATGTGGATTCTTAAATAG